The DNA window AACTGATACAGCACCTCATCCACCAGGCCGTCGTCGACTAGGGGCTGTAATCGCTTGGGTATTTTCATGCGTTTTTGCTATCCGATGGTTTCTGTTGTGATTACGCTTGTCGGATTGTTTCCGTTTTAAAGCAGTTTAACAATTGAGGGAAGATTTGCAGCGGTAGGGGAGGAGAATTATCAGCCTAATACGCAAAAAGGCAGCCGAAGCTGCCTTTTTTAAAACGCTGGAGGGCTGTAAATTACAGACCTACTACGTTTTCCGCCTGAGGACCTTTCTGGCCCTGAGTTACGGTGAACTCAACCTGCTGGCCTTCTGCCAGAGTCTTGAATCCGCCGCCTTGGATGGCACTGTAGTGAACGAACACGTCAGGGCCGCCTTCGCGAGTGATAAAACCAAAACCTTTGGATTCGTTGAAAAACTTAACAGTACCGGTAACAGTAGACATATATATAATCCTGAACTCAATCATTTTATGTGCTGTCTATTCGCCTACATGGCGCTAGATCAGCGGGTTGTGCGGAAACAAAAAA is part of the Marinobacter sp. JH2 genome and encodes:
- a CDS encoding cold-shock protein, producing MSTVTGTVKFFNESKGFGFITREGGPDVFVHYSAIQGGGFKTLAEGQQVEFTVTQGQKGPQAENVVGL